One window of the Prionailurus bengalensis isolate Pbe53 chromosome E1, Fcat_Pben_1.1_paternal_pri, whole genome shotgun sequence genome contains the following:
- the CCR7 gene encoding C-C chemokine receptor type 7 — translation MDLGKPMKSVLVVALLVIFQVCLCQDEVTDDYIGENTTVDYTLYESVCFKKDVRNFKAWFLPVMYSVICFMGLLGNGLVVLTYIYFKRLKTMTDTYLLNLAMADILFLLTLPFWAYSAAKSWAFGVHICKIIFGIYKISFFSGMLLLLCISIDRYVAIVQAVSAHRHRARVLFISKLSCVGIWMLAMVLSTPELMYSGLQKSSSEQALRCSLITEHVEALITIQVAQMVVGFLIPLGAMSFCYLVIIRTLLQARNFERNKAIKVIIAVVVVFIAFQLPYNGVVLAQTVANFNITGSGSCELSKQLDIAYDITYSLACVRCCVNPFLYAFIGVKFRSDLFKLFKDLGCLSQERLRQWSSCRHTRRSSMSVEAETTTTFSP, via the coding sequence GTGTGCCTGTGCCAAGATGAGGTCACAGATGATTACATCGGAGAAAATACCACGGTGGACTACACGCTGTATGAGTCCGTATGCTTCAAGAAAGACGTGCGGAACTTTAAAGCCTGGTTCCTGCCAGTCATGTACTCCGTCATCTGTTTCATGGGTCTGCTGGGCAACGGGCTGGTTGTGCTGACCTACATCTATTTCAAGAGGCTCAAGACCATGACCGATACCTACCTGCTCAACCTGGCCATGGCAGACATCCTCTTCCTCCTGACCCTTCCCTTCTGGGCATACAGCGCGGCCAAGTCCTGGGCCTTCGGCGTCCACATTTGCAAGATCATCTTTGGCATCTACAAGATAAGCTTCTTCAGCGGCATGTTGCTGCTTCTTTGTATCAGCATTGACCGCTACGTGGCCATTGTCCAGGCCGTGTCGGCCCACCGACACCGCGCCCGCGTCCTTTTCATCAGCAAGCTCTCCTGTGTGGGCATCTGGATGCTGGCCATGGTGCTGTCCACCCCAGAGCTGATGTACAGCGGCCTCCAGAAGAGCAGCAGCGAACAAGCACTGCGGTGCTCCCTCATCACTGAGCACGTGGAAGCCCTGATCACCATCCAGGTGGCCCAGATGGTGGTGGGCTTTCTGATCCCCCTGGGGGCCATGAGCTTCTGCTACCTCGTCATCATCCGCACCCTGCTCCAGGCACGCAACTTTGAGCGCAACAAAGCCATCAAGGTCATCATCGCTGTGGTCGTGGTCTTTATAGCCTTCCAGCTGCCCTACAATGGGGTGGTCCTGGCCCAGACGGTGGCCAACTTCAACATCACCGGCAGCGGCAGCTGTGAGCTCAGCAAGCAGCTCGACATCGCCTACGACATCACCTACAGCCTGGCCTGCGTCCGCTGCTGCGTCAACCCTTTCTTATACGCTTTCATTGGCGTCAAGTTCAGAAGCGATCTCTTCAAACTCTTCAAGGACTTGGGCTGCCTGAGCCAGGAGCGGCTCCGTCAGTGGTCTTCCTGCCGCCACACCCGGCGCTCCTCCATGAGTGTGGAGGCTGAGACCACCACCACCTTCTCCCCGTAG